gcgtatttttattttgcagcgaattaagttatttaattatggTTTTAATACAACTACTACTATTACTTTCTAagccgcacacacaaaacccaaaaagcTTTTAACAAAATGGGCAAAAAAGACAAGAACAAGGAACAGTAAGTGTCGCCAAGTTAAAACAGACGCCCAATTTGAGCACTCTGCATACCACAAACACATACTCACttacacacacccacacacttATACATAGATCCCTTCAGTACGAAGTAGAAGTGCGTCACTAGCGAATTCGCTGGTACATTTGAGTATAGTGCTAGTTCAACGTCAAACAACGAGTCATGTTTTGGATTGTTTATGTGATGTTTTCGCTTACAACGGAACTAGTACGGTACTAGACACCTAGTCTATAGTCATTCAGTTACCTTCTGTAGTAATACCATTCACTTTATAAAGTATCTGTCTACTAAGTAGATAGTTTGGGACTACTCGCCAGTTAATAACGTAtgtatacatttgtatgttgTTGTACATCATCATGTGTATGTAATTGAACCCAAGTCCCAAGTACTTAATTTGAGATCTCCATGGGGAGTTGATTAGCAAAACGTCaaagcatttgccaatttATTGATGACTAATGAGCAATGCTACGCACATTTCTCCACAGGGCGGAcgctgcagcagctggcgATGCACCACCAACCGACGGCCCACCAGCCGGTGAGGGAGGCGATGGTGAGATTGTGGGCGGACCACGCAACCCGCAGCAAATTGCGGCACAAAAGCGCTTGCAGCAAACGCAGGCTCAAGTCGATGAGGTAAGCACGAGTCGCATTTAGAATACACAACTGATTAACCAACTGATTAACCACCACATCATTGATGACAGGTTGTTGATATTATGCGCACGAATGTCGAGAAGGTGCTGGAGCGAGATGCCAAGCTCTCGGAGCTGGACGATCGTGCCGATGCTTTACAACAGGGCGCCTCGCAATTCGAGCAACAGGCGGGCAAACTGAAGCGAAAATTCTGGTTGCAGAATTTGAAGGTCAGATCTGTGTTTAActaattatgttaattaacatTAGCTTAATATCAACTTCGATTTCAGATGATGATCATCATGGGCGTGATTGGACTGGTTATTGTGGGCATTATAGCAAGTAAGTTTGTCGTGCGGAAATCCTTAAGAtcacacacactttcacaTACATCAATACTCACAAAAACACATAAGCagaaacacactcacacctacaagaaaaaaaaagatacacacactAATACATCCATCACTCTATCCAAATGAAAATTCCCttaacattttgatttttcaacaaatttgttagaaatttgattttggtttATGTTTGGAATACACAGAAACTAaattcgtttgtttgttttttctttattccgtcacaatttttttctctAGGTAACTTTATGTAGATTGCTAAACAACttaataacatatatataagaaaCTAGTAACTTAGTTACAATGCAATGCTAAAAATCAACCCAACAACATCAAGTCAAATTCAAAAACTCATTTAACAACCGCTACGAGTAGAGACCAAAAAAACTCACAGTCCAACTGTCAATCGTTCGCTTAAGTACTGAATTTGAAATAGACGCCTTACCAAAATTATCCAAAATTGTTGTCAATTGAACTAATGCAAActaacaaaacgaaaaaacaaaaaaaaaactaaatttacaaaataacgAACGATCGATCGAGCAATTGCATCCAATGTACTTAGCATATCATGCGATCCAaccaaccacaaaaaaaagcgtATATCTAAGTATATTAAGAAAAAAGCTTCAACATCATCTGGTTCCATACGATACCATAAACGCACCAGGTTCGGTAATTTGATTTAAGGcagtgtgttgtttttgttttgttatttcaacAAGTAAAAGGTCgattgtgctcgactgtaagatacccgcttcctattttaagcaaaaaattCACTTGTAAAAGATTTTCGCACTTTAATGACTCCTGAGACTTTTATCCGATCGTAATCAAACTATTATGGAATCATTATTTCttcgaatttatatttctgaaATCTTAAATTGCTAGAAGTATTGCCAACTTTGATTCGGTCTGAAATCGAATTTTAGACTTGAATATTCTTCTATGCTGTGggcagcgggtataaataccctgtaataaatgattttgtctttatttatgtgtgttgttCTCGCTCTCTAAATGTTTTGGGTTGATAGCAACCCCCAAATATCCAATGTCCGCTCAAAAACTTGACAATCGAGTACGGTCGATCAATTTTGGCAacgttaatttaatttccacCCGTAACTTGTAGTGGATTCCCCCATAGATCATTGTTATTGCAATAGTTAGTCCGTaattttgattgtttgtttaatgtcttgttttcgtttttatattGGCGTACTAGACtacaaaacatacaaacaaacaataacaaatatccATTGTCTTCCCCCGGATAAATATTGGTAGTATCTGTAGATTGAACATAACCTCAATTCAACTCGGCAAATGCATAAAGTACTGCAGAATTGTTTATCgtatacaaatgtataatttttaaatccaatattttgttcaatgttatttctttatgttgttttcaaaacaccacaaaaaaaaaaaccacaatCCATCAGTGTCCACCACAAGCCACCAGTAACCACCACATCCCAAGACCTGTTCGTACCGCCCACGACCACGCCCCCATTTACTATACactcacaaaatattttccaacAATTGCAGAGAAAGACGAAGAATAAGAATTTGTGcaagctttagctttaaacaTAATTAACCATAAGAAattatcaaatgaaattctttaacttttattatttgaggtaaacagaaaatgaataaaaatatgcaaatattttttggagcataaaataatattgctaGGCGCACAAATCACTTATCATTTTAATGATTTCAATAAGTTATCTTAGTTAAGTAGtaataacatatatgtatgttagtacatttctaaatttattaaatcacACTTTAATGGCTtgttaccaaaaaaaaaattctgcAAATTCGCAACATTTCTCGTAGACATGCTGTCGGAGGATGCACCAACAACTGCTTTACAGCAGCCTCAAACATCTTCATCTCTATCAGTACCAGCACCAACATCAGCATCTGCACCACCACACCACACACTAGTTAAATCCGAACCACCAACGACACTCGAGAAAACTCCATTGGCCGAAAATTGACCGATTACCCACCGACTCCCAGAGATGACGTGGTGACAGGACAATAAAAACGctcaaaaccaacaacaacaataacagctacatcaacaacaataacaacccAAACCAACAGCACAATTActacatcaacaacaacaagaacaataaccAAAATAGAACCAACaacataaacattttacactttagtttccaaaaaaaaaaccaaaaaaatacaaaaatcgaaaaatacgATTATTATCGAACACTGtaagcaaaacagcaaaaatcaaaacaaaatttaccTGGGCTTATCGATTATCGTGCGCTTATCGATTTCTAATCGGCTCTTTATCATTTTcgctgcatgtgtgtgagtttatCGTTATTGTACGCAAAaaccatttttctttttcaatatttaccGTATATGTGTCCACGTgtgctttgtttttaattatgattatgattattattgatgttgttggtcCTCTTTCATATATGCAACTTATATGGACTATTTCCCTTTAGTTCACAAATGCACCAACAGCTTAATGGGACGAAGAATGCAAATtacaaactataaaaaaacaacaacaacaacaaattaactGTTAGCTGGGTTTGGGGACAAACATGCTAATAATGTCTACATTCAAAAAAGCTTTCAAATGATAATTTGATAACTAATTCCGCTCATTCATATTGCTTCCGTATACCATAATCCAAGCCTTAATTGAGACCTAGACGTCCATTAAAGtgtaatatacatacatatttggcGTATATTCGTATAATTGTATCTATGTCAATTTAAAGACTGAAGTGCCTTCTACTATGCCACAAACTAACaatatctttctctctctctcccactctttctctgtctcttgctctctctctcgacaCCGCAGATAAACTTGGCCTCATTGGAGGCGAtcaacagcagccgccgccaTATTATCAACAATATCCACCATACAGGCCACCAGCACCAGGAGCCGGTGCACCCGCCCCTGGAGAACAATCGGCACTGGTTGATCATGCAGCTGGGGCAGATGGTGGCGCCGCAGCAGGGGGTGGGGCAGCGGCTGAGCCGGGGCACGGTGGCGTATAAGTAATTAATTACGTATACTAAAGCCAAAACAGCAAAATGTTTCTTGATTACCaacaaaaaagtcaaatgaaatctaaaagcaaacacaaaagaaaaaaaaacaaaactcagtTACACTAGAAAATCTCGAGAAttgcagaaaacaaaagaaaaaagaagtaaaagaaaaacacacataatAATTTCTACGTAAACTTGTACGAAgattgcaaaagaaaaagagattgcgacaaaacattttaagtaaaaattatgactcataatattaataaataaatataataaaaatctaaaagaCGCTCCGGAcaaattaaagttgttgctaATTTGTTTATGGTTACATTATTTCATgcatatacttatatataaataaatatatatatctatatataaactatatgtatatagtatgcattatgcataaactatatataatatacatacatatattgtacttAATACTAACTTACCCTCTGTGCTGGCAACAAGGAGCGCCAGCCCCAGGCCAATGTTCAGGTTGCTTCCCAGCATTTTCGCATTCGCAGCTCTTTGAACTCAGTTTCCttagctaaacaaaaaaaaaccaaacccaaataaaaaaaactttcggAACACACTTTCGAACAAACATTAGACAAAATCTAAGCTTTTGTTCCTaactaaaaccaaaaactaaagaaatatttgacaTGTATAATCCACAAAAAAACGTAAAAGATAAACAGAGGAGAAGGATAAACTTATctagaaataaatgtattactgtgcaagaaaaaaaaaaaacatatttaaaaacaaaatgaaggcAATGTAGTCAAATGAAAAGAAGATtgaacaaccaaacaaaaaaaaataaagagagagttagcaaaaatatacaagataATAAGTTGTTTAGTTGCGATTTTCAGTTGAAGGAAAAGTCACAAgagtaaatgaaataaataccaaGCAGTTCAACGATTAAATTAAGCGCTTCTCACACAATTTGTTGATTATatcgtttttaatttgaacaaaagaaacaaaacagcaaaggaattctatgtatatttcaatgttatgaataataataataataataataattaattaaacagaATATGTATTTGGCTATTgattttgaaaacaaaatgggAATTACTTagtgcatatataaatatatactatatatatatatatatatacgttaCGATTATATAGGGATTACACTTCATACTTCACTATATAAACATTCGTAAAGATCGATGAAGAAATTCGAAATTGTATGGCAAAAATTCGACACAGTTCTCTTAATACTAGTAATTGTAGTACTTGAAttgttcaacaacaacaaacattaacactacaacaacaactactttAAACAATCAACGtattaacaattaaacaaGCGCCTGTCCAAAGTGCTTTGAACAATGAACTTAATTcggaaaacataaataaaaatgaatatgaaaaagaaaagaaaaccaatGTGCAGGTATTTTAGCAATATTCGTAGCGTGTACAATATGTCGCCAATTgcttaatatacataattatactagtattttgttcaattgtcaataacatacatacagatacagacactcacacattcacacttCACATGCATATAAACATTCAAGAATTATGACTAAATTTATCTAATAAATACAcaatcaaaacaaagcaaaaaaaaaaaaccgaatcaataaatattcaatcGTGTTTTGTGCAGTAAATAGAAAAGCGTTTCcaaacattattttgtttttagccaAAAAACCCCCCATAAATAAAAACCTTACTTAATGTATGTAACTAGCCAGAGAAACCCtctaaaaaaatgaaaaaaacaaataacaacaattgtatgtgtatatgtttaaacaaatttaactaGTTGACgtcacaaaaagaaaaatgcaaaccaaaaatgttgaaattgaTGAAGAAGCACTCAGTAGAAAGGAAACTAATACAAAGaagagatgatgatgatgatgataataccaaaatgcaaaattgaagtcgatatataattatacatatatacgtataaatatatatatgaaccttatataaacaataataatactaattaatttaatgattaattGCACCCagaaaatacataattatttaaataaataaataaacaaacaaaaaaccaaaaaaaaggagCCAACgacttttccattttttgttacaaacattttaaatttgaaacgtAATCTAAACACAGTAGATATATTTCCCCAAAATTTTCGAAGATAGTTGTAATATATTCCCACGTTGAAGGACGTTCAAGCtctcaattatatattttatgaataaccACGAGTTTGATATGGTCTGGATACACTATAAGCTGATGCGACGGCCAAAGAAATATGGTTCCGGTGTCATCATGAACATGGGCATTCTTGCCAAACTCTATCGTCAGGCACGAATCGCCATCATGGAGGTGAGTTCGCTGTCCCATTAAACAAACTTGTTTGATTTAGTGTTTagcaaagtttatttaaagattaaCTGTGTGATCCATGACAAAAAGGCATCTAACACCATAAATACGGGTACAATTTGTACCCGTTGTAAGTTGTAAGTTGTAAGCTAAAGTCGAAAACGACGACATGACGAAAGCTATATAATGAAAGTCGTATAATGCTTAGAAGCTAGAGATCTACAGCAACTTCTCAATATCCTTGGCAATATCCATAGGATCGGTGGTGGGTGCATAGCGATTAACTGGGATGCCTTCCTTGTTCACCAGGAACTTGGTGAAGTTCCACTTAATACCGCTGCCCAAGGTGCCGGTCTGCTTAGCCTTCAGGTACTTGTACAGAGGGGCGGCATCATCGCCATTAACATTGATCTGTAAAACGAAATTGAGTTTAGTATATGCGTCACATCTTATGCATTTTCAAATTGTCATACCTTGGCAAACACATCACCAATATCAGCTTTAGCATCGCGCAGGTGGCATACCATGGCTTCGCCATCAGCTTCGGGCATTTGAGAGCCAAACTGATTGCAAGGGAAATTCAGAATCGTTAGGCCACGTTCACCGAACTTTTCCTTTAAATCGGTCAATTTCTGATAGTTGTTCTTTGCCAGGCCGCACTTGGAGGCAATGTTGACCACCAAGACGACTTTGCCCTTGTACTTCTCCAACGAGACATCGTTGCCGTGTGTGTCCTTCACGCTGAACTCGTAGATGGACGAGGCGTTCTTGTAATCTCCGCTAGACATGTCGAgctgaaaatattaattagtcATCAGTGATCAGCAAGAACGAAAAAATAGAAAGCAGACGAAAGTCCAAAGGGCAAGCAAGAACAacgtttttagtttttggcaaatttcAATAAGCAATTCATTAAGAGTAGATTAGGATTAGTCAATCAACAAACTACACACAAACTACTCACGGCAGCTGCTGTAGAGTATTGTGACTTCGTTGCGATATCCGCAGCACTGCAATGCACACTGCTGACAAGCGGCACCAATGGCAAAAGGACAACGCAGTAGCGACGACACTGATTCAACTGAACTGTGGCAAAGTTTCTGGTTACGTTGACGGCTCTGTAGCACCTTAATGCCTGCTGCGATATGTTTTGAACGTGTCtgatattcataatttataacaAGTTCGCTCTAGCTGCAAATATAGTCGAACGGAATACCAATTCATATCTATACACATCGTATATTATCAGTCATTAACACAACTATGTCAATTTGGCTATTTTCCCGCTAAACTAATTCTGGCTATTTAGCATGAATAAACGGATATGATTGTTGGTAGTTTTAGCGTAATTTGGAAGGGAACACTTGACTATATATTACTTATATACactcttaaattaaatttcctatATACAGCTCTCAAGTAGATTTTACTATGTTTATTGTGACAACAAGCTCTTTATATTTGCTCCTATATGAATAGGCTATTCAGAAGAGTCAATAACAGCAATCTCACAATGTTGACTACAATTTTAGTCAGATAAggctaaatataatttctgtCGAACCTATTTCAGTTTTTGATTGttcaaaatacaacaaagtAAATCGCACATGCTGGATCTTTACGAAAAAGCATTTCGCGATTATTGCCAGCTATTTTTGGCTATTTTCAAAGGGTCAACCCGCTAGAAATGAATAGGGTGGGTAACACTGTCTAGAACAATTCGAAAAGCGACAAGTCATGCCCACAgaatgcataatttatgaaGGTCATCGAAAATACCGGATGACTCAACATACGCATTGTTGTGTGTACAAATGCGTGAAAGATTAGATTAGCTTTTAAGTCCCGGCGCGCGACATTATTTGGCATGCAAATGGAATGGAATAACCATATATCAAGCAGTTATCTGCGGTAGTTGGAATTAGTGGATGGTAATTACTTGCATGGTTAAGTAGATGTAGGAGCCCAATGCCGCGCCAATTGCACCGATCAAAAAGGATATCATTGAACGACCAGCCATTATCTTTAAATTACAAGTACACGATTTCACAATAATTCTTTTACAATGGCAATTCAGATATGTATGCACAACAATGTGTTAATATAGTTTCATCAGACTTGGCGGCAGCTGTGCCAATAAGAATCTGCAAGCTCACGCTGATGTGCAGTCACACTGATGGAGGAAGAAGGGTACAAAGTACAAGTAGCGGATAATGTGTTTGTCACCTGCTATATGCTTTATGCTCTTTGACCGCAAACACCACAATCTCTACACTAATCAATATACTAACGAGATATGCTTTATTTACAACTTCGTTAATATGTGGCCTTACTATGCTTACTTATTTCGTAATAGTTATTGTTTTGAAGTTCGAATGAAAACTGATACCGGCACTGCAcgaaaacacaaataaatatattcggTCAATGCAAGATGTGACCGCAACTTGAattcaaaaatacataaaGGTATCGATACTCTTACGCCTACCGCAAAATTTGTTCGGCATATTtagaaatgcgaaatgcggGCACACTAGCACCCAATTTGCGATTGGTCACTCTTtgaaattttcttcttttgtgcttgcatttttgtgATAGGCTAgctgaatataataattatgattgtAAAATTGATAGTGAAATGCAGTGTTTAACACataaatagtattattatGCGCGCTTTTGTCAAAGTGTAGAGCAGACTGTTGAAGGCGCCGCCCTGAGCAGCCGTActgccaacaacaaggatACACACAtttccatacacacacacaaacacacatctatttacacatacacaatttGTAGCAAAAAGAGTCGAAAAGAAAACAGCCTCTAAATGATGCTTTCATCCATAAACAACTCGTTCGAGCAGGACACACACGATGTGGATGCCAACTGCGATGGTCCCGACCTGGATTTCGTGTACGCCGATGTGGATAGCTATCAAAATGAAATCGCTGAACTCTACAGCTACACAGAGTTCTGTGAATTTCAAATGAACGTCAAAGCGTTCGAGGATCAAATGGAGCTCTATGACCTGCCACCCAATTGGCAGAAACAGGATGCGGCGTCACAGCGCAGCATAGTGATGAAGTTGGTGGATCAACTTGAGGTCTCGGATCGCGCGTTTCGCATGCAGGCGGCTCGCTGTATTCTCTACTTGGCCCAGGGCTGTTGGGCTGAAGTGCAATCCGATGAGGAACAGCATCAGAATACACGGGACAATGTCATTGTGCTCTATCAGCTGGGAGTCTTCTCCTCCTTCATTGATTTGCTCAACATGGAGATTGAAACTGCGTGTTCGCCCGACATTGTGGCCGTTAAAATCACCAATGTTACGCTGGTTGATTCCACAGACATTCGTGTGATTCTATCGGTGCTTTACATCATCACCGAGACCATACGGGATGAGCGAGAGAAGGGAAGCGAGGATTACAGGCAGCTGGCCGAGTCTTTTGTGCAGGAAATCAACAGTCCATTGCCGGATGGCGAGCTGTTGACTGTCAAGTTGCTGGGCATGATAACACGTTTCTGCAGCGGCGCTGCGCCACAGTTTCCCATGAAGAAGGtggtgttgctgctttggAAGGTGTCACTGTTGGGCTTGGGCGGCATGGATGTACTGAAGCATCTCAAAAACGAATACCGCGTCAAGGTCGGACTGGATCCGATCACTGAGGACACTCTTGAGGTGACCAAATGCATGCGCGCCAGTTCGCCGCCCGCCACAGCCACCGACATACTGGAGAATCAGTATCCCAAGCGTAATTTCAAGTGAGtacttactaaatataatgTCGTCTCACACTTTAATTCATTCTTCCATCTGAAATAGACGCTCATTGATGAAGCAACGCTTTCTGGACGAACCGGAACAGATCGATATGGACCAAATGGGCAACGAAAGCGGCCCGAATgccaacaatggcaacaacacgAGCACGGGCAGCGGCACTGGCAACGGGGAGGACGAATTGTCGCAGTACTATCGGCCCTTTGACGATCCGTCGGCTTCCACGTCGGGCAACAACACCGGAACAACAGCGAATCCAAACAATCAACCCAGTCTCACACAAGCAGCGGCTGCTGTGCCCGCGGTGCAGATCACAGCACGTTTACCCTGGACACCGAAAGTGCGGCAAAAGGATATCGATCAATTCCTGGATATATCGCGCAACAAATTCATTGGCTACTCGCTGATTGGCGACCATGAGAGTCTGGCTGGCTTGCCGCAGCCCATACACGAGGGATTCAAGACACTGCAGCGTCACATGTACGTGAGTCTGGCAGATATGCAGATCAAGAAGGAGGAGGATATTGCACGCAATCCAATCTCAACGCACGAGGATGAGATTAAGCTAACACCAGCCGAAATACTCTACCAGGCCATACTACCCAATTTGCCGCAATATATGATAGCGCTGCTGAAAGTCTTGCTGGCGGCGTCGCCCACATCCAAATCCAAGACGGAGAGCATTAATATTATGGCTGATGTGCTGCCCAAAAAGATGCCACTAACAGCAACGCAATCGACGAAACTAACTGTGGACATGGGACGCCACAAGGAGATCATTGTGAAGGCCGTCTCGGCCATCATATTGCTGTATCTGAAGCACTTCAAGATCAATCATGTGTATCAGTTCGAGTTCATGTCCCAGCATCTGGTGTTTGCCAATTGCATTCCGTTGGTGTTGAAGTTCTTCAATCAAACGATCACAGAGTATGTGAATACAAAGAATTCGATACCGCTGCTGGACTTTCCATCGTGCGTCATTGGCGAGCAGCCGGATTTGAGTGGTGACAGCTTTGTCTACGGCGGCGAAATGTCCGACAAACCGTACTCCTGGCGCAACGTTTTCTCGTGCATCAATTTGCTGCGCATACTCAACAAACTGATCAAATGGAAGCATTCGCGTGTCATGATGCTGGTCGTCTTCAAGTCGGCGCCCATTTTGAAGAAGACATTGAAGGTGAGACACGCCATGATGCAGCTGTATGTCCTCAAGCTGCTCAAGATGCAGACCAAATACTTGGGTCGACAGTGGCGCAAATCGAACATGAAGACGTTGAGTGCCATCTACTCGAAGGTGCGGCATCGTCTCAACGATGATTGGGCCTTTGGCAATGATCTCGAGTCACGGCCATGGGACTTTCAGGCAGAGGAGTGCACGCTTCGCGCTTGCGTCGATCGCTTCAATCTGCGCCGCTATCCGGAGGCGACACAAAAGTGCGGAGCTGGCGGTGGCAGTAATGGCACCGCGGCACAAAATGCCGAGAATGCACAACAATCCAATATGCATGCAGGTAATGGCAGTGGCAACAGTGGCGGTGATCGGGACACAA
This is a stretch of genomic DNA from Drosophila albomicans strain 15112-1751.03 chromosome 3, ASM965048v2, whole genome shotgun sequence. It encodes these proteins:
- the LOC117570054 gene encoding uncharacterized protein LOC117570054 isoform X2, whose product is MAGRSMISFLIGAIGAALGSYIYLTMQLDMSSGDYKNASSIYEFSVKDTHGNDVSLEKYKGKVVLVVNIASKCGLAKNNYQKLTDLKEKFGERGLTILNFPCNQFGSQMPEADGEAMVCHLRDAKADIGDVFAKINVNGDDAAPLYKYLKAKQTGTLGSGIKWNFTKFLVNKEGIPVNRYAPTTDPMDIAKDIEKLL
- the LOC117570050 gene encoding striatin-interacting protein 1 homolog encodes the protein MNNHEFDMVWIHYKLMRRPKKYGSGVIMNMGILAKLYRQARIAIMEDTHDVDANCDGPDLDFVYADVDSYQNEIAELYSYTEFCEFQMNVKAFEDQMELYDLPPNWQKQDAASQRSIVMKLVDQLEVSDRAFRMQAARCILYLAQGCWAEVQSDEEQHQNTRDNVIVLYQLGVFSSFIDLLNMEIETACSPDIVAVKITNVTLVDSTDIRVILSVLYIITETIRDEREKGSEDYRQLAESFVQEINSPLPDGELLTVKLLGMITRFCSGAAPQFPMKKVVLLLWKVSLLGLGGMDVLKHLKNEYRVKVGLDPITEDTLEVTKCMRASSPPATATDILENQYPKRNFKRSLMKQRFLDEPEQIDMDQMGNESGPNANNGNNTSTGSGTGNGEDELSQYYRPFDDPSASTSGNNTGTTANPNNQPSLTQAAAAVPAVQITARLPWTPKVRQKDIDQFLDISRNKFIGYSLIGDHESLAGLPQPIHEGFKTLQRHMYVSLADMQIKKEEDIARNPISTHEDEIKLTPAEILYQAILPNLPQYMIALLKVLLAASPTSKSKTESINIMADVLPKKMPLTATQSTKLTVDMGRHKEIIVKAVSAIILLYLKHFKINHVYQFEFMSQHLVFANCIPLVLKFFNQTITEYVNTKNSIPLLDFPSCVIGEQPDLSGDSFVYGGEMSDKPYSWRNVFSCINLLRILNKLIKWKHSRVMMLVVFKSAPILKKTLKVRHAMMQLYVLKLLKMQTKYLGRQWRKSNMKTLSAIYSKVRHRLNDDWAFGNDLESRPWDFQAEECTLRACVDRFNLRRYPEATQKCGAGGGSNGTAAQNAENAQQSNMHAGNGSGNSGGDRDTNGYGNGSSGSGGTAGSGQQHQQLHDYGVEGGFPSDEILTHSDFAFFGHSGWWDRKVELTDYFKANYAVWLEEEVYNSQTDWDAL
- the LOC117570054 gene encoding uncharacterized protein LOC117570054 isoform X1, producing MNIRHVQNISQQALRCYRAVNVTRNFATVQLNQCRRYCVVLLPLVPLVSSVHCSAADIATKSQYSTAAALDMSSGDYKNASSIYEFSVKDTHGNDVSLEKYKGKVVLVVNIASKCGLAKNNYQKLTDLKEKFGERGLTILNFPCNQFGSQMPEADGEAMVCHLRDAKADIGDVFAKINVNGDDAAPLYKYLKAKQTGTLGSGIKWNFTKFLVNKEGIPVNRYAPTTDPMDIAKDIEKLL
- the LOC117570054 gene encoding uncharacterized protein LOC117570054 isoform X3, yielding MSSGDYKNASSIYEFSVKDTHGNDVSLEKYKGKVVLVVNIASKCGLAKNNYQKLTDLKEKFGERGLTILNFPCNQFGSQMPEADGEAMVCHLRDAKADIGDVFAKINVNGDDAAPLYKYLKAKQTGTLGSGIKWNFTKFLVNKEGIPVNRYAPTTDPMDIAKDIEKLL
- the LOC117570056 gene encoding neuronal synaptobrevin: MGKKDKNKEQADAAAAGDAPPTDGPPAGEGGDGEIVGGPRNPQQIAAQKRLQQTQAQVDEVVDIMRTNVEKVLERDAKLSELDDRADALQQGASQFEQQAGKLKRKFWLQNLKMMIIMGVIGLVIVGIIANKLGLIGGDQQQPPPYYQQYPPYRPPAPGAGAPAPGEQSALVDHAAGADGGAAAGGGAAAEPGHGGV